A stretch of Apostichopus japonicus isolate 1M-3 chromosome 9, ASM3797524v1, whole genome shotgun sequence DNA encodes these proteins:
- the LOC139974275 gene encoding uncharacterized protein — protein MENTSESAESSSHEVYEDPYTSYPNKQILITVYVTIFFLGFTGNLMVIFVIAQNRNMRTVTNFFLGNLALSDLLAMTCSDIPILVTYVSDSWPFGEIVCICAYFLISITTTASILILAVISVERYMAILHPFELRKLVTTKLLSITVCVIWTISILLGLPVLFSYKVIVYDNVEFCTATGLGGHFFAVQSIAKILLLYLIPLMVMCILYGAIGRTLWATSPDVKFSQCNGGKTKKEKEKTAVAYRTSSSVITFANAHSSPGATKNGPPPVTTKTESPPVSKVGPFYLEEPMEDDEAGVSADSDYFQDGNDNIRFVNRKSNPSSPSSRTTPSPKPKQDKKWSIFKSSCDSKGQGGSSGFKSLTSSRNSKRRRKTEAVRAARRKAVRMLAVIALCFGLCLFPIQLISLLSTLDVLFDAHFELTYQAWFYPFAHASYFFNSALNPFLYAFLSNKFRKSFWETITCQSNRKRRGRARCIQRIKSATSDVNTEVVYVP, from the exons aaTCGGCAGAGTCAAGCT CTCATGAAGTCTACGAGGACCCGTACACCTCTTACCCTAACAAGCAGATCCTTATTACTGTCTACGTCACCATCTTCTTTCTGGGATTCACCGGGAACCTGATGGTCATTTTCGTCATCGCTCAAAACAGAAACATGCGGACTGTGACCAATTTCTTCCTCGGAAACCTGGCTCTCTCAGATCTTTTAGCTATGACGTGTAGCGACATTCCGATCTTAGTCACATACGTCAGCGATTCATGGCCTTTCGGTGAAATCGTTTGCATCTGCGCGTATTTCCTAATTAGCATAACAACGACCGCGTCGATCTTGATTCTAGCTGTGATATCGGTAGAGAGGTACATGGCGATCTTACACCCCTTTGAACTGAGAAAATTGGTGACCACCAAGTTGTTATCCATTACAGTCTGTGTGATATGGACTATCTCAATTCTGTTGGGGTTACCGGTCTTATTCAGTTATAAGGTGATTGTTTACGATAATGTCGAGTTCTGCACAGCTACTGGCCTAGGTGGTCACTTCTTCGCCGTGCAATCCATCGCTAAAATACTACTGCTTTATCTCATACCATTAATGGTGATGTGTATTCTCTATGGTGCAATCGGGCGTACATTGTGGGCTACCAGTCCAGATGTGAAATTCTCTCAATGCAACGGTGGCAAAACgaaaaaggaaaaggagaaaacGGCAGTGGCCTATCGCACATCATCATCGGTCATCACATTTGCAAATGCTCATTCTTCTCCAGGGGCCACTAAAAATGGACCTCCCCCGGTCACCACGAAGACCGAGTCTCCTCCAGTCAGTAAAGTTGGGCCCTTTTATCTAGAGGAGCCCATGGAGGATGATGAAGCTGGAGTATCGGCCGATTCCGACTATTTCCAAGACGGTAATGATAATATTAGATTTGTTAATCGAAAGTCAAATCCATCTTCGCCGAGTTCTAGGACCACTCCGTCACCCAAACCGAAACAAGACAAGAAATGGTCGATCTTTAAATCATCATGTGATTCGAAAGGTCAAGGAGGGTCATCGGGCTTTAAATCTCTGACGTCGTCAAGAAATAGCAAGCGCCGTCGAAAGACGGAAGCAGTCCGAGCCGCGAGAAGAAAGGCTGTAAGGATGTTAGCTGTTATCGCTCTCTGTTTTGGTCTGTGTCTGTTTCCGATTCAACTTATTTCGTTACTCTCGACGCTGGATGTCCTGTTTGATGCGCACTTCGAACTGACCTATCAAGCGTGGTTCTATCCATTCGCGCACGCGAGTTATTTCTTCAATAGCGCCCTAAACCCGTTCCTCTATGCTTTCCTCTCGAATAAATTTCGGAAAAGTTTCTGGGAAACTATTACTTGTCAGTCAAACAGAAAACGCAGAGGAAGAGCAAGGTGTATTCAGAGAATTAAGAGTGCAACTTCGGACGTAAACACAGAAGTCGTTTATGTTCCATGA